The Cloeon dipterum chromosome 3, ieCloDipt1.1, whole genome shotgun sequence genome includes a region encoding these proteins:
- the LOC135939120 gene encoding uncharacterized protein LOC135939120, with protein sequence MESTFEEFAGLAESPHGQAAKRLLLAGSPDGDGVGKKRRKQSRPIRIPSPSDPSLDLVPADEPCRESTPPTKSAMPPMPPLDQPQQMSTAPPTPYPYGLLPSLLQFSPHFLLPMLPTTPSTPSTQAATAQTPGSAASTSTPSRIFNMEAYCELCSKEFCNKYFLKTHKANRHGIFVKGGDTPPAANTPLPEVVTKMPGVSVGVPGVGLSVSVASSPHSGESMVKFTCDLCPKKFGSEYTLKRHKAKSHSEPGERPGSAPLPHHQQPSEAAETPATEASPLSPGRLRQLGVINADAFCEICSKEYCNKYFLKTHKLKRHGIRDPEDPLPKGWPLLQTSPLNLTVAAEPPMTNGKGSCSGGGVDAAGSELSSSHEEEGLLASYLQPKDEPEEARDLSEDLQKLQTMLLQLNALNGGAAAAAVASDAVFAPQAEQNGQGVASSPPRAESAPLDGAERKEPAAAGSTHDTHDITEPLVEVTIKQEALDEPSEQLPPLEDVDAAGSSGLAAAFSSSPSSATSCYCDICNKELCNKYFKKVHMQKMHGIEIKDNALSGGVQCDICHKTLCSKYFVRVHKQNTHGIVDLSAPPLPSSPQVASSSGGTPPLDAAGQLKPMDGGVDLNQRYFTHFNIVCPLCSRRFRSAKWLRAHLVNDHADQGLELARELEPRPLAQAQLPPPPAPPQENEDAAPRNYHCSYCSFATPVLSLLFVHERTHAGLAAEMRARQPPPPPPPPPPPPPPSEPKQSDRDVWRSLREAAREAQVPATYAVPQAPPDKFIMQPFLLEEPPDGTFVPSLVFLPVREKVSGQLTVSFTLTPA encoded by the exons ATGGAATCAACTTTTGAGGAGTTCGCTGGCCTGGCCGAGAGCCCGCACGGCCAGGCGGCCAAAAGGCTGCTCCTAGCGGGCTCGCCCGATGGCGACGGCGTCGGCAAGAAGCGGCGCAAGCAGTCGCGGCCGATCCGCATCCCCAGCCCGTCGGACCCGTCCCTCGACCTAGTGCCGGCCGACGAGCCGTGCCGCGAGTCGACGCCGCCGACCAAGTCGGCGATGCCGCCCATGCCGCCGCTGGACCAACCGCAACAGATGTCGACGGCGCCGCCGACGCCCTACCCCTACGGCCTGCTGCCGTCGCTGCTGCAGTTCTCGCCGCACTTCCTGCTGCCCATGTTGCCAACCACTCCGTCGACGCCCAGCACGCAGGCGGCGACGGCCCAGACGCCGGGCTCGGCGGCGTCCACCTCGACGCCGTCGCGCATCTTCAACATGGAGGCGTACTGCGAGCTGTGCAGCAAGGAGTTCTGCAACAAGTACTTCCTCAAGACCCACAAGGCCAACCGGCACGGCATCTTCGTCAAGGGCGGCGACACGCCCCCGGCGGCCAACACCCCGCTGCCGGAGGTGGTCACCAAGATGCCCGGCGTCAGCGTCGGCGTCCCCGGCGTCGGCCTCAGCGTCAGCGTCGCCTCCTCGCCGCACAGCGGCGAGTCGATGGTCAAGTTCACGTGCGACCTGTGCCCCAAGAAGTTCGGCTCCGAGTACACCCTGAAGCGGCACAAGGCCAAGTCGCACTCGGAGCCGGGCGAGCGGCCCGGCAGCGCCCCGCTGCCGCACCACCAGCAGCCGTCGGAGGCGGCCGAGACGCCGGCCACGGAGGCGTCGCCGCTGTCGCCGGGCCGGCTGCGGCAGCTGGGCGTCATCAACGCCGACGCCTTCTGCGAGATCTGCAGCAAGGAGTACTGCAACAAGTACTTCCTCAAGACCCACAAGCTGAAGCGGCACGGCATCCGCGACCCCGAGGACCCGCTGCCCAAGGGGTGGCCCCTGCTGCAGACCAGCCCCCTCAACCTGACCGTGGCCGCCGAGCCGCCGATGACCAACGGCAAAGGAagctgcagcggcggcggcgtcgacgCGGCAGGCTCGGAGCTGTCGTCGTCGCACGAGGAGGAGGGCCTCCTCGCGTCCTACCTGCAGCCCAAGGACGAGCCCGAGGAGGCCCGCGACCTCAGCGAGGACCTGCAGAAGCTGCAGACCATGCTGCTGCAGCTGAACGCGCTCAacggcggcgcggcggcggcggcggtcgcCTCGGACGCCGTCTTCGCGCCGCAGGCCGAGCAGAACGGCCAGGGGGTGGCATCGTCACCGCCAAGGGCCGAGTCGGCGCCGCTCGACGGCGCCGAGCGCAAGgagccggccgccgccggcaGCACGCACGACACGCACGACATCACCGAGCCACTCGTCGAGGTCACCATCAAGCAGGAGGCGCTCGACGAGCCATCCGAGCAGCTGCCGCCGCTCGAGGACGTCGACGCCGCCGGTAGCTCGGGCCTCGCCGCCGCCTTCTCCTCCTCACCCTCGTCCGCCACCAGCTGCTACTGTGACATTTGCAACAAGGAGCTCTGCAACAAGTACTTCAAGAAG GTGCACATGCAGAAGATGCACGGGATCGAGATAAAGGACAACGCGTTGAGCGGCGGCGTGCAGTGCGACATCTGCCACAAGACGCTGTGCAGCAAGTACTTCGTGCGCGTGCACAAGCAGAACACGCACGGCATCGTGGACCTGAGCGCGCCCCCGCTGCCGAGCAGTCCGCAGGTGGCGTCGTCGAGCGGCGGCACGCCGCCGCTCGACGCAGCGGGCCAGCTGAAGCCGATGGACGGCGGCGTCGACCTGAATCAGCGCTACTTCACGCACTTCAACATCGTGTGCCCGCTGTGCAGTCGACGCTTCCGCAGCGCAAAGTGGTTGCGCGCGCACCTCGTCAACGACCACGCCGATCAGGGCCTGGAGCTGGCGCGCGAGCTCGAGCCACGCCCCCTCGCGCAGGCGCAGCTGCCACCACCGCCGGCGCCGCCACAGGAGAACGAGGACGCGGCGCCGCGAAATTACCACTGCTCGTACTGTTCGTTCGCCACGCCGGTGCTGTCGCTGCTGTTCGTGCACGAGCGCACGCACGCCGGCCTGGCGGCGGAGATGCGTGCCCGGcagccgcctccaccgccgcctccgccgccgccgccaccgccgccgtccGAGCCGAAGCAGTCCGATCGCGACGTGTGGCGGTCGCTGCGCGAGGCGGCGCGCGAGGCGCAGGTGCCGGCCACGTACGCCGTGCCTCAGGCGCCGCCTGACAAGTTCATCATGCAGCCCTTCCTGCTGGAGGAGCCGCCCGACGGTACTTTTGTTCCTTCCCTGGTGTTCCTGCCGGTCCGCGAGAAGGTCAGCGGCCAGCTGACCGTGTCCTTCACGTTGACCCCCGCATAG
- the sp3 gene encoding phosphatidylinositide phosphatase SAC2, which yields MACRATGLRAIELFRTDDFYILQSGEHSLWWDRNTASCTPKSGWDLVDAVNPECLGIFYGLVGKIELNPGLLPKLILIKSVESVGQLHGHHSIYKIKSVVFLNLIGPDATQQEMGLEPCTKHCNRRQGERCVLEQPQKTSFAKTWSSIKSATNSIKSSTVQAAQMAASQVKPMRRRDNKGENEKFERRMLDEMSKIWDDSQSFYFSPSGDLTNSQQRQWIIQQKEIMTLQEQPEYKPPPLWKKLDYRFFWNQHMLKDIISHDTEMANFWILPIIQGFVQVETCKVDLGRFDRTREAMEPVFETFVLTLISRRSRFRAGTRYNRRGVDEDGKVANYVETEQIISYLDHRVSFVQVRGSVPVFWSQPGIKYRPPPRIDKGPAETHDAFEKHFNEELATYGHICIINLVEQTGREKVIADIYTENVCEFSCPDLTYCLFDFHEYCRGMHFENVSILLTHILDVINEQKFCWLDKQGRICLQFGVFRVNCIDCLDRTNVVQTAIAKTVMEIVFTKLGLIAPEKPVPVNIRNAFQLLWANNGDAISRQYAGTNALKGDYTRTGERKFSGLMKDSVNSASRYYQGRFRDAERQAAIDLMLGEISSSNPIPEEIFSGNETSFTEDLTASAEQVKHVIEDSKKLLLPDPAECVGAWGLVDADQGPANPTDTDMDVILLLTRNFYCVAWYDDEADRVSHYQYVPLEDITLIEIGQMQLSSNSLFKTTKSQLSFCIRIYYQQRDDNGQMEPGYFHIFRSANLRFFNNLAVAITSEEEAIESIKYICEAFLGLRDELEVQRVARMERKKSKIPREIRGHEASSSLLNLPAHIPRNFSDKSLSKVSNTMGLLKSEMSEKLSKFANIGSKKTEERVEMLPADKLQPTFLVGASECEETSFSAEGSVDLPDAPKSALRHPNCDQLSSSAGILMGCRQGPALAPREPPPGSWLQPPSGRVLKHSRSDLSLSDSGRSPRKTPEIMVHAPEGHFERSVPLKANLRINIRPTSSERDLSLNLSSSQSESALRSLKGFGSVLSSPSSMKDNALSRFSKGLQTFSANLDPRKLAKMNSPMQGMHQVDPETMRVLHDKFKGCKTRLVAI from the exons ATGGCGTGCAGGGCTACTGGCCTCAGGGCCATCGAGCTCTTCAGGACAGACGACTTCTACATCCTGCAGAGCGGCGAGCACAGCCTCTGGTGGGACAGGAACACAGCCTCCTGCACTCCGAAATCAG GATGGGATCTGGTGGACGCAGTGAATCCTGAGTGCCTGGGCATATTTTACGGTCTGGTGGGCAAAATCGAATTGAATCCGGGCTTGCTtcccaaattgattttaatcaagtCGGTGGAAAGTGTCGGCCAACTGCACGGACACCACTCTATCTACAAAATTAAGTCCGTGGTGTTTCTCAACCTTATTGGTCCTGATGCCACTCAGCAG GAAATGGGCTTGGAGCCGTGCACAAAACACTGCAACCGTCGCCAGGGTGAGAGGTGTGTGCTGGAGCAGCCGCAGAAAACAAGTTTTGCCAAAACGTGGAGCTCGATCAAGTCCGCGACGAATTCGATCAAAAGCTCCACGGTCCAGGCAGCTCAAATGGCAGCTTCTCAG GTGAAACCGATGAGGCGCAGGGACAACAAGGGCGAGAACGAAAAGTTCGAGCGCCGCATGCTGGACGAGATGTCCAAAATCTGGGACGACTCGCAGAGTTTTTACTTCTCGCCCAGCGGTGACCTGACCAACAGCCAGCAGAGGCAGTGGATCATCCAGCAGAAGGAGATCATGACCTTGCAGGAACAGCCCGAGTACAAACCTCCTCCTCTGTGGAAGAAGCTGGACTACAGGTTTTTTTGGAACCAGCACATGCTCAAAGATATCATCAGTCACGAT aCTGAAATGGCAAACTTTTGGATTCTACCGATTATCCAAGGCTTTGTGCAAGTGGAGACCTGCAAAGTTGACCTGGGGCGGTTTGACCGGACCCGTGAAGCCATGGAGCCTGTTTTTGAG ACTTTTGTTTTGACGCTGATCTCGCGGCGGAGTCGGTTTCGAGCTGGAACTCGTTACAACAGACGCGGAGTTGATGAAGATGGAAAAGTGGCCAATTACGTGGAGACCGAGCAGATTATCAGCTACCTGGACCACCGAGTGTCTTTCGTTCAAGTCAGAGGCTCTGTGCCTGTTTTCTGGAGTCAGCCTGGCATCAAGTACCGCCCTCCCCCAAGAATTGACAAAG GGCCTGCTGAAACCCACGATGcgtttgaaaaacattttaatgaagaaCTGGCCACCTACGGCCACATTTGCATCATAAACCTCGTGGAGCAAACAGGCCGGGAGAAAGTGATCGCCGACATTTACACTGAAAACGTGTGTGAATTCAGCTGCCCTGACCTTACCTACTGCCTCTTTGATTTCCACGAATACTG CCGAGGGATGCACTTTGAAAACGTCTCCATATTGCTGACGCACATTCTCGATGTGATAAACGAGCAGAAATTCTGCTGGCTGGACAAACAGGGACGCATCTGCCTCCAGTTTGGTGTTTTCCGAGTCAACTGCATCGATTGCCTTGACCGTACCAATGTCGTAcag acTGCCATTGCAAAAACAGTAATGGAAATTGTGTTCACTAAACTGGGACTGATCGCTCCTGAAAAACCTGTACCCGTCAACATTAGAAATGCTTTTCAACTGCTGTGGGCCAACAATGGTGATGCCATCAGCCGACAATATGCCGGAACTAATGCTCTCAAG GGTGATTACACGCGAACTGGCGAGCGAAAGTTCTCCGGTCTGATGAAAGACAGCGTGAATTCGGCCAGCAGGTACTACCAAGGCCGGTTCCGGGACGCTGAGCGCCAAGCAGCAATTGACCTTATGCTTGGTGAGATCTCAAGCA GCAATCCAATACCAGAGGAGATCTTCAGTGGCAATGAAACTTCATTCACGGAAGACCTCACCGCATCTGCCGAGCAGGTCAAACATGTCATCGAGgatagcaaaaaattgttgctgcCCGATCCTGCTGAGTGTGTCGGCGCTTGGGGACTTGTTGACGCTGATCAAGG GCCTGCAAATCCTACAGACACGGACATGGATGTAATTCTCCTTCTGACGCGAAATTTTTACTGCGTTGCTTG GTATGACGATGAAGCTGACCGGGTGAGCCATTACCAGTACGTGCCTCTAGAAGACATCACGCTCATCGAAATCGGGCAAATGCAGCTCTCCTCCAATTCTTTATTCAAAACGACCAAGTCGCAGCTCAGCTTCTGCATTCGAATTTATTACCAGCAGCGGGACGACAACGGACAAATGGAGCCGGGCTACTTCCACATCTTCCGCTCGGCGAATCtcagatttttcaataatttagctGTTGCCATCACCTCAGAGGAAGAAGCCATTG AGTCCATAAAGTACATTTGTGAAGCATTTTTGGGCCTGAGAGATGAGCTAGAAGTGCAGCGCGTGGCACGAATGGAGCGAAAGAAATCCAAGATTCCGAGGGAAATCCGAGGACATGAGGCTTCCAGCAGTCTGCTCAACCTCCCAGCTCACATTCCTAGGAATTTCTCCGACAAATCCTTGTCCAAAGTTTCAAACACCATGGGTCTTCTGAAGAGTGAGATGTCTGAAAAGTTAAGCAAATTCGCTAACATAGGCAGCAAAAAAACTGAGGAGAGGGTGGAAATGTTGCCTGCTGACAAATTACAG CCAACTTTCCTGGTTGGAGCGAGCGAATGCGAGGAGACGAGCTTCAGCGCCGAGGGCAGCGTGGACCTGCCTGACGCCCCAAAGTCAGCCCTGCGCCACCCCAACTGCGACCAGCTGTCTTCCTCAGCCGGCATCTTGATGGGTTGCCGCCAGGGCCCGGCCCTGGCACCGCGGGAGCCTCCTCCCGGCTCGTGGCTCCAGCCGCCTTCAGGCAGGGTGCTCAAGCACTCGAGGAGCGACCTCAGCCTCTCCGACTCAGGACGCAGCCCCAGGAAGACGCCAGAGATCATGGTGCACGCGCCAGAAGGGCACTTTGAGAGGTCTGTGCCGCTCAAGGCGAATTTGAGGATCAACATCCGACCTACTTCCTCGGAACGAGATCTGAGCCTCAACCTGAGCAGTTCGCAGAGTGAGAGTGCGCTCAGGTCGCTCAAAGGCTTTGGGTCCGTGCTCAGCAGCCCTTCAAGCATGAAAGACAATGCCCTCTCAAG gTTCTCCAAAGGCTTGCAGACCTTCAGTGCGAACTTGGACCCCAGGAAGCTGGCCAAAATGAACAGCCCGATGCAAGGCATGCATCAGGTTGACCCCGAAACCATGAGAGTCCTACACGACAAGTTCAAGGGCTGCAAAACCAGGCTTGttgctatttaa